From Streptomyces griseorubiginosus, one genomic window encodes:
- a CDS encoding sugar ABC transporter permease: MTVTHSSAGSVRGRPRGTSRQSRAGVAFVAGYVLLLIAFGVLPTCYAIYFAFTNAGGAFTGISNFVTTAQDFRFVDSLGHVALYLVFWLLSLVVFVVVLALLLHRLSSGPVSQALRFLYYIPGALAGAASVLVWLFMLDPTVSPVSSLLETLGFHTFGEVIAPGNLALLFTIIAFWTGAGGWIVVMYGALNNIPRDVMEAARIDGANGWQTAWRVQIPMLRKWIVYMVILAFAGGAQLFVEPQLLSLASTGVAGRDYSLNQLTYDFAFQMNNINGAAAVSVELLVVSVSVAGVFVARSGFFDAD; the protein is encoded by the coding sequence GTGACCGTCACGCACTCCTCGGCCGGCTCTGTCCGGGGGCGCCCTCGCGGCACCTCCCGGCAGAGCCGGGCCGGCGTGGCATTCGTCGCCGGCTACGTGCTGCTGCTGATCGCCTTCGGTGTCCTCCCGACGTGTTACGCCATCTACTTCGCGTTCACGAACGCCGGCGGTGCCTTCACCGGCATCTCGAACTTCGTCACCACCGCGCAGGACTTCCGCTTCGTCGACTCCCTGGGCCACGTGGCCCTGTACCTCGTCTTCTGGCTCCTGTCGCTCGTGGTGTTCGTGGTCGTCCTCGCGCTCCTGCTGCACCGGCTGTCCTCCGGACCGGTCAGTCAGGCACTGCGCTTCCTCTACTACATTCCCGGCGCCCTCGCCGGTGCCGCGAGCGTCCTGGTGTGGCTGTTCATGCTCGACCCGACGGTCAGCCCGGTCAGCTCCCTGCTGGAGACGCTGGGCTTCCACACCTTCGGCGAGGTCATCGCCCCCGGAAACCTGGCGCTGCTGTTCACGATCATCGCGTTCTGGACCGGGGCGGGCGGCTGGATCGTCGTCATGTACGGCGCGCTCAACAACATTCCCAGGGACGTCATGGAGGCCGCGCGCATCGACGGAGCGAACGGCTGGCAGACCGCCTGGCGGGTGCAGATCCCCATGCTCCGCAAGTGGATCGTGTACATGGTGATCCTGGCCTTCGCGGGCGGCGCCCAGCTCTTCGTCGAGCCGCAGCTGCTCTCCCTGGCGAGCACCGGCGTGGCCGGCCGCGACTACTCGCTCAACCAGCTGACGTACGACTTCGCCTTCCAGATGAACAACATCAACGGCGCCGCAGCGGTCTCGGTGGAGCTCCTGGTCGTCAGCGTGTCGGTCGCCGGTGTCTTCGTCGCACGATCGGGGTTCTTCGATGCCGACTGA
- a CDS encoding carbohydrate ABC transporter permease, with protein sequence MTALPVPAPARRGPLRWVQPAVVLVVAAVTIGIPLWLVAVTSVKPQAEAIKPNLSLPHHVQAAENYRQSFDQGKMIQGFVNSLLVVVPSVVLVLLLGAGAAWVFARRKGRLVGTLYALSISGLLLPPAVITIVMELRQMGLAGSQLGMIAVYTGMYLSTSIFFMTGFIRNLPEELEEAARMDGAGPARVFFQVILPLLRPVIATATIMVMLFAWSDIFYAFFVLGGGDKATLPLNLYQVANAQLYLNNWHLIFAYVVMMSLPMVAVFVVAQRRVVSGITSGAVK encoded by the coding sequence ATGACCGCCCTTCCCGTCCCCGCTCCCGCGCGGCGCGGCCCGCTGCGCTGGGTGCAGCCCGCCGTGGTCCTCGTGGTCGCGGCCGTCACGATCGGCATTCCGCTCTGGCTCGTGGCGGTGACCTCGGTCAAGCCGCAGGCGGAGGCGATCAAGCCCAACCTGTCGCTGCCGCACCACGTGCAGGCCGCCGAGAACTACCGACAGTCCTTCGACCAGGGCAAGATGATCCAGGGCTTCGTCAACAGCCTGCTGGTCGTCGTGCCGTCCGTGGTCCTCGTGCTGCTGCTGGGCGCGGGCGCGGCCTGGGTGTTCGCCCGCCGCAAGGGCCGGCTGGTGGGCACGCTGTACGCGCTGAGCATCAGCGGCCTGCTGCTGCCGCCCGCGGTGATCACCATCGTGATGGAGCTGCGGCAGATGGGCCTGGCGGGCAGCCAGCTCGGCATGATCGCCGTCTACACCGGGATGTACCTCTCCACGTCGATCTTCTTCATGACCGGCTTCATCCGGAACCTCCCCGAGGAGCTGGAGGAGGCCGCCCGCATGGACGGCGCCGGTCCGGCGAGGGTCTTCTTCCAGGTCATCCTGCCGCTGCTGCGGCCGGTCATCGCCACCGCGACGATCATGGTGATGCTGTTCGCCTGGAGCGACATCTTCTACGCCTTCTTCGTCCTCGGCGGCGGGGACAAGGCGACGCTGCCGCTCAACCTGTACCAGGTCGCCAACGCCCAGCTGTACCTCAACAACTGGCACCTCATCTTCGCCTACGTCGTGATGATGAGCCTGCCCATGGTGGCCGTCTTCGTCGTCGCCCAGCGACGCGTCGTCTCCGGCATCACCAGCGGAGCCGTCAAATAG
- a CDS encoding ABC transporter substrate-binding protein, with amino-acid sequence MSVYKPSVRQETGTSRRRAALLAGCAATVLLTVTACGGGGGTSGTTKDGFAQAAQNDGALTVWVDATRMDAAKQYQASHPDVKMNIVSYDGDANGSNYLQTKVQLFNRTGKGWPDVVFSSQNNEASWAVDAGFAAPLNKGLIPAATLSGFAKGSNDVCTVDGTLYCLRNDLSQAVLWYNAPLLKKFGYTVPTTWEEYQALGEKVAKEHPGYLVGDAGDTFTPEIYLWASKCGANHITGPKAVSVNTTSEACTKMATLLDVLIKNRSMSISGVFSTDFAKNEADKVLLMPGPAWYGGAVFKDGLKTPAKQIAVAPIPQWQGDTSPSTGNVGGGTWLLSKHSSHLKAATDFLKWVTTDNAYQGEKAPGFPAYAPAAENWLKAQAASGYYASDLTALKDASSQVWSDWGSGQFSQEAIWAATVKPGITQGKTIESLLPAWQDSIVKYAQADGYKVSK; translated from the coding sequence ATGTCCGTCTACAAGCCTTCGGTCCGTCAGGAGACAGGGACCAGCAGGAGACGTGCCGCATTGCTGGCGGGCTGCGCCGCCACCGTGCTGCTCACCGTGACCGCCTGCGGCGGCGGTGGCGGCACCAGCGGCACGACGAAGGACGGATTCGCCCAAGCCGCCCAGAACGACGGGGCGTTGACCGTATGGGTGGACGCGACCCGCATGGACGCCGCGAAGCAGTACCAGGCGTCGCACCCGGACGTGAAGATGAACATCGTCAGCTACGACGGCGACGCCAACGGGTCCAACTACCTCCAGACGAAGGTCCAGTTGTTCAACCGCACCGGCAAGGGCTGGCCGGACGTCGTCTTCAGCTCCCAGAACAACGAGGCGAGCTGGGCCGTCGACGCGGGCTTCGCGGCGCCCCTGAACAAGGGCCTGATCCCCGCCGCAACCCTCAGCGGGTTCGCCAAGGGCTCGAACGACGTCTGCACGGTCGACGGCACCCTGTACTGCCTGCGCAACGACCTCTCGCAGGCGGTGCTCTGGTACAACGCTCCGCTGCTGAAGAAGTTCGGCTACACCGTCCCCACGACCTGGGAGGAGTACCAGGCGCTCGGCGAGAAGGTCGCCAAGGAGCACCCCGGCTACCTCGTGGGCGACGCGGGTGACACCTTCACCCCCGAGATCTACCTGTGGGCGAGCAAGTGCGGCGCCAACCACATCACCGGCCCCAAGGCCGTCTCCGTCAACACCACCAGCGAGGCCTGCACCAAGATGGCCACACTGCTGGACGTGCTGATCAAGAACAGGTCCATGTCGATCAGCGGCGTCTTCAGCACCGACTTCGCCAAGAACGAGGCCGACAAGGTCCTGCTCATGCCCGGTCCGGCCTGGTACGGCGGCGCGGTGTTCAAGGACGGCCTCAAGACCCCGGCCAAGCAGATAGCGGTGGCGCCCATCCCGCAGTGGCAGGGCGACACCTCCCCCTCCACCGGCAACGTCGGCGGCGGCACCTGGCTGCTGTCCAAGCACTCCAGCCACCTCAAGGCGGCCACCGACTTCCTGAAGTGGGTCACCACCGACAACGCCTACCAGGGCGAGAAGGCGCCCGGCTTCCCGGCGTACGCGCCGGCGGCCGAGAACTGGCTGAAGGCACAGGCCGCCTCCGGGTACTACGCCAGTGACCTCACGGCCCTCAAGGACGCCTCCTCGCAGGTGTGGTCCGACTGGGGTTCGGGCCAGTTCAGCCAGGAGGCCATCTGGGCCGCCACCGTCAAGCCCGGCATCACGCAGGGCAAGACCATCGAGTCGCTGCTGCCCGCCTGGCAGGACTCGATCGTCAAGTACGCCCAGGCCGACGGATACAAGGTCTCCAAGTGA
- a CDS encoding glycosyltransferase: MRKAGPLHVRDSSRLPRRAPVPTHHPEAVLDVVVPVFNEEADLEPSVRRLHAHLRETFPYPFRITVTDNASTDRTPQRAARLAHEFPEVVSLKLAEKGRGRALSHAWSLSPAPVLAYMDVDLSTDLNALLPLVAPLISGHSDIAIGTRLAPGSRVVRGPKREITSRCYNALLRSTLAVGFSDAQCGFKAVRRDVAERLLPLVQDSGWFFDTELLVIAERAGLRIHEVPVDWVDDPDSRVDLLATALADLRGIVRIGGALGRGAFRPAAVLGRGAAEVTDGPMRQLVRFGAVGAVSTLANLLLYAALRPLTGAQAANALALLVCAVANTAANRRLTFGHGGRGHALRHQGRGLVVFLIGLALTAGSLAVLHHEAPTATHHTELLVLLAANLAATLLRFVLFRMWVFRA, from the coding sequence ATGAGAAAAGCCGGGCCACTTCACGTGCGAGACTCGAGCCGCCTCCCGCGCCGCGCACCGGTCCCGACGCATCATCCGGAGGCCGTCCTGGACGTGGTCGTTCCCGTCTTCAACGAAGAGGCGGACCTGGAACCGAGCGTGCGGCGGCTCCACGCCCATCTGCGGGAGACCTTTCCCTACCCCTTCCGGATCACCGTCACCGACAACGCCAGCACCGACCGCACCCCGCAGAGGGCCGCCCGGCTGGCGCACGAGTTCCCCGAGGTCGTATCGCTGAAACTGGCCGAGAAGGGCCGCGGCCGTGCGCTGAGCCACGCGTGGTCGCTCTCGCCGGCCCCCGTCCTCGCGTACATGGACGTGGACCTGTCCACCGACCTGAACGCACTGCTGCCGCTCGTCGCCCCGCTGATCTCCGGGCACTCCGACATCGCCATCGGGACCCGCCTGGCCCCGGGCTCCCGGGTGGTGCGGGGTCCCAAGAGGGAGATCACCTCCCGCTGCTACAACGCCCTGCTGCGCTCCACGCTGGCCGTCGGCTTCTCCGACGCCCAGTGCGGATTCAAGGCCGTGCGCCGGGACGTGGCCGAACGGCTGCTGCCCCTGGTGCAGGACTCCGGGTGGTTCTTCGACACCGAACTGCTGGTCATCGCCGAGCGGGCCGGGCTGCGCATTCACGAGGTGCCGGTCGACTGGGTGGACGACCCCGACAGCCGGGTCGACCTCCTCGCCACCGCGCTGGCCGACCTGCGCGGCATCGTCAGGATCGGTGGCGCGCTCGGCCGGGGCGCCTTCCGGCCGGCCGCCGTACTGGGGCGCGGTGCGGCCGAGGTGACGGACGGGCCGATGCGCCAACTCGTGCGCTTCGGCGCCGTAGGAGCGGTCAGCACCCTCGCGAATCTGCTGCTGTACGCGGCGCTGCGTCCCCTGACCGGAGCGCAGGCCGCGAACGCGCTCGCCCTGTTGGTCTGCGCCGTTGCCAACACGGCCGCCAACCGGCGTCTGACCTTCGGACACGGCGGTCGCGGCCACGCCCTGCGCCACCAGGGCAGAGGGCTGGTGGTCTTCCTGATCGGCCTGGCACTCACCGCCGGATCCCTGGCCGTGCTGCACCACGAGGCGCCCACGGCCACCCACCACACCGAACTCCTCGTACTCCTCGCCGCCAACCTGGCCGCCACGCTGCTGCGGTTCGTGCTGTTCCGGATGTGGGTCTTCCGCGCATGA
- a CDS encoding carbohydrate ABC transporter permease — protein sequence MTSRLLAGSVLTVFVVFFVLPVLWLLLAATKTDQQLVHDNPLSFGSWHALKANWHALTAFQDDAVLLWLRNSALYAAISLVITLCLAIPAGYALAMTEFRGRRTLLIATLVVMLMPNATLVVPLFLEINAVHLIGTMWSIILPYSFYPFGVYLTYIYFTTAVPKDLLAAARMDGCSEFGVFRHVALPLATPVIALVGFFSFVANWTNYFLPYVMLPESDQMPIQVGVGSLLSNVPSFNPTVGALAIQRPQLALATLVAITPVLVVFLFAQRFLVSGMLAGATKE from the coding sequence GTGACCTCCCGGCTGCTGGCGGGCTCCGTACTCACCGTGTTCGTGGTGTTCTTCGTGCTGCCGGTGCTGTGGCTGCTGCTCGCCGCGACCAAGACCGACCAGCAGCTGGTCCACGACAACCCCCTGTCCTTCGGATCCTGGCACGCGCTGAAGGCCAACTGGCACGCGCTCACCGCCTTCCAGGACGACGCCGTCCTGCTGTGGCTGCGCAACTCCGCCCTCTACGCCGCGATCTCGCTGGTCATCACGCTCTGCCTGGCCATCCCGGCCGGGTACGCCCTGGCGATGACCGAGTTCCGCGGCCGCCGCACACTGCTGATCGCGACCCTGGTCGTGATGCTGATGCCGAACGCCACGCTGGTGGTGCCGCTCTTCCTGGAGATCAACGCGGTGCACCTGATCGGCACGATGTGGTCGATCATCCTGCCGTACTCGTTCTACCCGTTCGGGGTGTACCTGACGTACATCTACTTCACCACCGCCGTGCCCAAGGACCTCCTGGCCGCGGCCCGGATGGACGGCTGCTCCGAGTTCGGTGTCTTCCGTCATGTGGCCCTGCCGCTGGCGACCCCCGTCATCGCGCTCGTCGGGTTCTTCAGCTTCGTCGCCAACTGGACCAACTACTTCCTGCCGTACGTGATGCTCCCCGAGAGCGACCAGATGCCGATCCAGGTGGGCGTCGGCAGTCTCCTCAGCAATGTGCCGTCGTTCAACCCGACCGTCGGTGCCCTCGCGATCCAACGCCCGCAACTGGCACTGGCGACGCTGGTGGCCATCACCCCCGTCCTCGTCGTGTTCCTGTTCGCCCAGCGCTTCCTGGTCAGCGGAATGCTCGCCGGCGCCACCAAGGAGTAA
- a CDS encoding CBM35 domain-containing protein, which produces MPRTPHSPRHPRRLVAVSTVAAALAGMALTAPVAEAATPRLTVDLGHTTGAVMHGANGTLYGLSDDGVPGDNLLDPLHMTTIVQKAPDGLQHPNGDALTVKPAYDRSGGGDVYIYMQDYYAQWPYENLGLDDYLAKVDTMVRKVAARPDADDFVWVPFNEPDGNWYGGLGSSDTATYTKARDRFESDWATVYQKIRSIIPGARIAGPNETHYDTRLMNDFYPWAEANGVLPDITTWHELDPGSLSSFKTTLAAYRTLEKNTGIPELPVSINEFANRRDQSVPGQMVQWLSLFERNKVYADQAYWNIAGNLNDNAVQTNIPNGTWWLLRWYAGLSGRTVEVTPPQADTTDTLQGIGSLDTGRKQAQVLLGGTSGNVDTVLRHIPSSFGRKVNVTVERVGWSGYEGAAAAPGVVSRTTAAVSESGSVTVSLTGLDPMAAYRVTVNPAGRGAPAVASLPWSASYEAENAAITAGTVYSQGSRSNPYGFATSGTKDVGSLNQPTSKVAFTVDVPRTGTYDLDVFYGNQSGTPSTQTLTVDGGSPVTLTYGSTLNWTYRSIVRTPVTLTAGTHTLTLAKGTSEVTLDKIDLTASVTPRDIYPATYADISGSPSYDYRDSGTSGAGALVLDKGDRAVFDVDVPADGYYSVRADYSATGPGTLSLDGATAATLPPTKGKGSGTTLRLYLTAGNNRVTAAVPGSGRLTIGDLTVTGAPSTQGVTAYEAEDGLLAGTAAVASNTWTSGGKYVGYIGDGPGNTLTLKVNAAKAGRYVMSVRYANNELAGSGNYNTNVVSRAADITVGDTTQRVMFRNSYSWSNFWYLPVPVTLKAGSNTVTFANASAYAPDIDRVTVAPLNG; this is translated from the coding sequence ATGCCCCGAACCCCGCACAGCCCACGACACCCGCGCCGTCTGGTCGCGGTGTCCACCGTCGCCGCCGCCCTGGCCGGCATGGCGCTGACCGCCCCGGTCGCCGAGGCGGCGACGCCCCGACTCACCGTCGACCTGGGGCACACCACCGGCGCGGTGATGCACGGCGCGAACGGGACGCTCTACGGTCTCAGCGACGACGGCGTCCCCGGCGACAACCTGCTCGACCCCCTGCACATGACCACCATCGTGCAGAAGGCCCCCGACGGTCTGCAGCACCCCAACGGCGACGCGCTGACGGTCAAGCCGGCCTACGACCGCAGCGGCGGCGGCGACGTGTACATCTACATGCAGGACTACTACGCCCAGTGGCCCTACGAGAACCTCGGCCTGGACGACTACCTGGCCAAGGTCGACACCATGGTCCGCAAGGTCGCCGCCCGCCCCGACGCCGACGACTTCGTGTGGGTGCCGTTCAACGAGCCCGACGGGAACTGGTACGGCGGTCTGGGCAGTTCCGACACCGCCACCTACACCAAGGCCCGCGACCGTTTCGAGAGCGACTGGGCCACCGTCTACCAGAAGATCCGGTCGATCATCCCGGGTGCCAGGATCGCCGGGCCCAACGAGACGCACTACGACACGCGCCTCATGAACGACTTCTACCCCTGGGCCGAGGCCAACGGCGTGCTGCCGGACATCACCACCTGGCACGAACTCGACCCCGGATCCCTGTCCAGCTTCAAGACCACGCTGGCCGCCTACCGGACCCTGGAGAAAAACACCGGCATTCCCGAACTCCCGGTCAGCATCAACGAGTTCGCCAACCGCCGGGACCAGTCGGTGCCGGGCCAGATGGTCCAGTGGCTGTCACTGTTCGAGCGGAACAAGGTCTACGCCGACCAGGCGTACTGGAACATCGCCGGCAACCTCAACGACAACGCCGTCCAGACCAACATCCCCAACGGCACCTGGTGGCTGCTGCGTTGGTACGCGGGCCTGAGCGGCAGGACCGTCGAGGTCACCCCGCCACAGGCCGACACCACCGACACGCTCCAGGGCATCGGGTCGCTGGACACCGGTCGCAAGCAGGCCCAGGTACTGCTGGGCGGCACCTCCGGCAACGTCGACACCGTGCTGCGGCACATCCCGTCCTCCTTCGGCCGCAAGGTCAACGTGACCGTGGAGCGCGTGGGTTGGAGCGGCTACGAGGGCGCCGCCGCCGCACCGGGCGTGGTCTCCCGCACCACCGCCGCGGTCTCCGAGAGCGGCAGTGTGACCGTGTCGCTCACCGGCCTCGACCCGATGGCCGCCTACCGTGTCACCGTCAACCCGGCCGGCAGGGGCGCGCCCGCCGTGGCGAGCCTGCCCTGGTCGGCGTCGTACGAGGCGGAGAACGCGGCGATCACCGCCGGCACGGTCTACTCGCAGGGTTCGCGGTCCAACCCCTACGGCTTCGCCACCTCCGGCACCAAGGACGTCGGCAGCCTCAACCAGCCGACCAGCAAGGTCGCGTTCACGGTGGACGTCCCGCGGACGGGCACCTACGACCTGGACGTCTTCTACGGCAACCAGTCCGGCACGCCCTCCACCCAGACCCTCACGGTCGACGGGGGTTCGCCGGTCACCCTCACCTACGGGTCCACCCTGAACTGGACCTACCGCTCCATCGTGCGCACGCCGGTCACCCTGACCGCGGGCACCCACACCCTGACCCTGGCCAAGGGCACCAGCGAGGTGACCCTCGACAAGATCGACCTGACCGCGTCGGTCACCCCGCGGGACATCTACCCGGCGACGTACGCCGACATCAGCGGCTCCCCGTCGTACGACTACCGCGACTCGGGCACGAGTGGCGCCGGCGCGCTGGTGCTGGACAAGGGGGACAGGGCCGTCTTCGACGTCGATGTCCCGGCGGACGGCTACTACTCGGTGCGTGCGGACTACTCGGCCACCGGCCCCGGCACGCTGAGCCTGGACGGCGCGACCGCCGCCACGCTGCCCCCGACGAAGGGCAAGGGTTCCGGTACGACGCTGCGGCTGTACCTCACGGCCGGCAACAACCGGGTGACCGCGGCGGTTCCGGGATCCGGCAGGCTCACCATCGGCGATCTGACGGTGACGGGCGCGCCCAGTACGCAGGGCGTGACGGCCTACGAGGCGGAGGACGGCCTCCTCGCCGGGACCGCCGCGGTCGCCTCCAACACCTGGACCTCCGGCGGCAAGTACGTCGGGTACATCGGCGACGGGCCGGGCAACACCCTGACCCTGAAGGTGAACGCCGCGAAGGCCGGGCGGTACGTCATGAGCGTGCGGTACGCCAACAACGAGCTCGCCGGATCGGGGAACTACAACACCAACGTCGTCTCGCGGGCGGCCGACATCACGGTCGGGGACACCACGCAGCGGGTCATGTTCCGCAACAGCTACAGCTGGTCCAACTTCTGGTACCTGCCGGTGCCGGTCACGCTCAAGGCCGGCAGCAACACCGTCACGTTCGCCAACGCCTCCGCCTACGCACCGGACATCGACCGCGTCACGGTCGCACCGCTGAACGGCTGA
- a CDS encoding glycosyltransferase family 39 protein yields the protein MNRTATPTTAPRTRTWNARLSQPPAPGRPRTTGRWCRLRRTAAHHGPVLLMYGTLKLIGFGAFMYLLHSTGDYRRKNPRFGGGARPWDVLATWDGWWYQQIAEHGYHPQLVPVPGATGLITLEGNSAAFFPLYPALMRLVSELTGLGPYGAGLLVSILASFAAALGIYAVAERFGGRRAGLAAAGLWAVWPGSGVEWAVYSDSLYVALAVWACHAVMSRRWLTAGLLTCAAGLNRPTAVALIAAVVVAALLALHRREDGIRRPIAAMALAPLGLLAYLGWVGHRMGDYTGYFRLQSGAWAHEWDFGRQTLDVLTSVPVGRSDYLFAWPFADMIGVGVVLLALVLLPLLFRIRPPAVLTVHTVLTLVLVLGSQQIFGNVSRYLLPLFPLFVPAALALRRLGPFHLYTLLGTAALASGSYAGYALFELGVP from the coding sequence ATGAACAGAACCGCCACCCCTACGACCGCCCCCCGCACACGGACCTGGAACGCGAGGCTCTCGCAGCCACCCGCTCCCGGCCGGCCCCGCACCACAGGCCGTTGGTGCCGACTGCGCCGAACCGCCGCCCACCACGGCCCGGTCCTGCTCATGTACGGCACGCTGAAGCTGATCGGCTTCGGGGCCTTCATGTACCTGCTGCACTCCACCGGCGACTACCGGAGGAAGAACCCGCGCTTCGGCGGCGGCGCCCGCCCCTGGGACGTCCTGGCCACCTGGGACGGCTGGTGGTACCAGCAGATCGCCGAGCACGGGTACCACCCGCAGCTCGTCCCGGTCCCCGGAGCCACGGGCCTGATCACCCTCGAAGGCAACTCGGCGGCGTTCTTCCCGCTCTACCCCGCACTGATGCGGCTCGTCTCCGAGCTGACCGGCCTCGGCCCGTACGGCGCCGGCCTGCTCGTCTCGATCCTCGCGTCCTTCGCCGCCGCCCTCGGGATCTACGCCGTGGCGGAGCGTTTCGGTGGCCGGCGGGCCGGGTTGGCCGCGGCCGGTCTCTGGGCCGTGTGGCCCGGTTCCGGCGTGGAGTGGGCGGTCTACTCCGACTCCCTGTACGTCGCCCTGGCCGTGTGGGCCTGCCATGCCGTCATGAGCCGTCGGTGGCTCACCGCCGGTCTGCTGACCTGTGCCGCGGGGCTCAACAGACCCACGGCCGTGGCCCTGATCGCCGCGGTCGTCGTCGCCGCGCTGCTCGCGCTCCACCGCCGAGAGGACGGCATCCGGCGTCCGATCGCCGCGATGGCGCTCGCTCCGCTGGGCCTGCTCGCCTATCTCGGCTGGGTCGGCCACCGGATGGGTGACTACACCGGCTACTTCCGGCTTCAGTCAGGGGCCTGGGCCCATGAATGGGACTTCGGCCGGCAGACCCTCGACGTCCTCACCTCGGTCCCGGTGGGCCGCTCCGACTACCTTTTCGCCTGGCCGTTCGCGGACATGATCGGCGTCGGTGTCGTCCTGCTCGCGCTCGTCCTGCTCCCGCTGCTGTTCCGGATCCGTCCCCCGGCCGTTCTGACGGTCCACACCGTCCTCACCCTCGTTCTCGTCCTGGGCAGTCAGCAGATCTTCGGCAACGTCTCGCGCTATCTGCTGCCGCTCTTCCCCCTGTTCGTCCCGGCCGCCCTGGCCCTGCGCCGCCTCGGCCCGTTCCACCTGTACACCCTGCTCGGCACAGCGGCCCTGGCCTCCGGCTCGTACGCGGGCTACGCCCTGTTCGAACTCGGGGTGCCGTGA
- a CDS encoding SigE family RNA polymerase sigma factor translates to MEQARAGEFDAFVAARWSALIHLARLLVGGDRHRAEDLVQESLVKLWFVWAKVADDAPEPYVRKVMVRAAARAGRRRWWGERPVEQLPETAMAGDVSADVAERSRLEAALNQLPPKQRVAVVLRYYQDLPEGQVAEALGCPVGTARSHAARGVARLRRLLADVIEPVQ, encoded by the coding sequence ATGGAGCAGGCTCGGGCCGGTGAGTTCGACGCGTTCGTCGCGGCCCGCTGGTCGGCGTTGATCCACCTCGCCCGGCTCCTCGTCGGCGGCGACCGGCACCGGGCCGAGGACCTCGTGCAGGAGTCCCTGGTCAAGCTGTGGTTCGTGTGGGCCAAGGTCGCCGACGACGCGCCGGAGCCCTATGTCCGCAAGGTGATGGTGCGCGCGGCGGCACGCGCGGGCCGACGCCGCTGGTGGGGGGAACGCCCCGTCGAGCAGCTGCCCGAGACGGCGATGGCCGGGGACGTCTCCGCGGACGTGGCGGAGCGGTCCCGGCTGGAGGCCGCGCTGAACCAACTGCCTCCGAAGCAGCGGGTCGCGGTGGTGCTGCGCTACTACCAGGACCTCCCCGAAGGACAGGTGGCGGAGGCGCTCGGCTGCCCGGTCGGGACCGCCCGGTCCCATGCCGCCCGGGGAGTGGCGCGGCTGCGCCGACTCCTGGCCGACGTCATCGAGCCGGTCCAGTGA
- a CDS encoding FadR/GntR family transcriptional regulator, protein MNDTPAVTAAVNGSDERRDYRPGYEVVAERILEFIAESRLVPGDRMPTENDLAQQLDTSRAVVREAVKILSALGRVRAHKGRGLFVADDEGMLVTSRWGGFFRPVDLDHVLMLFEFRRVQEMAAARLAATRATPAELRAIEVAMQQCRHGYAHGEVDVFNQADDDFHTALAAASHNTFLGSAVRDARRLQRQSSAIGIHDSFNEGTAAAVEEHEAIYRSIRDGKPDEAAEATAVHLDRTLEDYRREIQRRLFG, encoded by the coding sequence ATGAACGACACGCCCGCCGTGACGGCAGCGGTGAACGGCTCGGACGAGCGGCGCGACTACCGGCCCGGTTACGAGGTCGTGGCGGAGCGGATTCTCGAGTTCATCGCCGAGTCACGCCTGGTCCCCGGCGACCGGATGCCCACGGAGAACGACCTGGCCCAGCAACTGGACACCAGCCGTGCGGTCGTCCGGGAAGCCGTGAAGATCCTCTCGGCGCTCGGCCGGGTCCGGGCGCACAAGGGGCGCGGACTGTTCGTCGCCGACGACGAGGGCATGCTGGTCACCAGCCGTTGGGGTGGTTTCTTCCGGCCCGTGGACCTCGACCACGTGCTCATGCTGTTCGAGTTCCGCCGGGTTCAGGAGATGGCGGCCGCGAGACTCGCGGCCACCCGTGCCACGCCCGCCGAACTGCGCGCCATCGAGGTGGCCATGCAGCAGTGCCGGCACGGGTACGCCCACGGCGAGGTCGACGTCTTCAACCAGGCCGACGACGACTTCCATACGGCGCTGGCCGCGGCCTCGCACAACACCTTCCTCGGCAGCGCGGTGCGCGACGCCCGGCGACTGCAGCGCCAGTCCAGTGCGATCGGCATCCACGACAGCTTCAACGAGGGAACCGCGGCCGCGGTCGAGGAGCACGAGGCGATCTACCGGTCCATTCGCGACGGCAAGCCCGACGAGGCCGCCGAGGCCACGGCCGTACACCTGGACCGGACGCTGGAGGACTACCGACGGGAGATCCAGCGCCGCCTGTTCGGCTGA